A window from Prosthecochloris marina encodes these proteins:
- the sbtA gene encoding SbtA family thio(seleno)oxazole RiPP natural product precursor, which produces MDKNAMKKVLAGLSIAGLVTSVTLTGCQKANGSCGAGSCSKTEKVEGEDAAKGTGSCSGMEDTSAHGTGSCAGMKDGKAAGEGSNE; this is translated from the coding sequence ATGGATAAAAATGCAATGAAAAAAGTTCTTGCCGGTCTGAGTATTGCCGGTCTTGTGACAAGCGTGACCCTCACAGGATGTCAAAAGGCTAACGGTAGCTGTGGTGCAGGAAGCTGTAGTAAAACCGAGAAGGTCGAGGGCGAAGATGCTGCGAAGGGAACCGGTTCGTGTTCAGGGATGGAAGATACTTCAGCTCACGGTACAGGGTCGTGCGCCGGTATGAAAGACGGCAAAGCGGCTGGTGAGGGCTCGAACGAGTAG
- the sbtM gene encoding thio(seleno)oxazole modification radical SAM maturase SbtM, whose translation MVTAAPVEKIFPLTLMHGGGNGILSSTQMQQSYGASPEKFLDFLRSTFLRSSKFAFLADLASVEYACWNVEHMNKDFSRPSHGAVINPLLQIVPVTNDIIPFFREQISLQPDTIEQYEGWMLVWKGPESGKLYVEKADEQMLLALKFLSEEEPELQGYRLRIVNQAIDYAARKGVVLKAPYLVSRILQGFPEGEKIPKRYFTASAFTLQWHITNACDLHCKHCYDREKRSPLTADQGLWIIDDFERFCREKNVRGHICFSGGNPFMSPHFFRLYAAAIDKGFATSLLGNPVDADALQRLCDIGTPEYFQVSMEGLEAHNDCIRGEGYYRRVMEFLDLLRKKEISSAVMLTLTDANLDQVLPLAEILRHKADYFTFNRLSQVGEGAGLSLPGRDAYRRFLEKYVAAADGNPVIGLKDNLINILREHRGLSPFGGCTGFGCGAAFNFVALLPDGEVHACRKFPSLIGNILQQDFLTLYESSEAQRYRKGPEACQTCRLRPVCGGCMAVVYGMGLDPFKEKDPFCFIGE comes from the coding sequence ATGGTTACAGCAGCTCCTGTTGAAAAGATTTTTCCCCTGACACTGATGCATGGGGGAGGGAATGGCATTTTGTCGAGTACACAAATGCAGCAATCTTATGGAGCGAGTCCCGAAAAATTCCTGGATTTTCTCCGTAGCACCTTTCTTCGTTCTTCAAAGTTTGCTTTTCTCGCCGATCTGGCCAGTGTCGAATATGCCTGCTGGAACGTAGAGCATATGAATAAGGATTTCAGCCGTCCGTCTCATGGTGCGGTTATCAATCCATTGCTGCAGATTGTTCCGGTAACCAATGATATAATCCCGTTTTTCCGAGAGCAGATATCGCTGCAGCCAGATACTATCGAGCAATATGAGGGCTGGATGCTTGTATGGAAAGGGCCGGAGTCGGGAAAGCTTTATGTTGAAAAAGCAGACGAGCAGATGCTGCTTGCTCTGAAATTTCTCTCGGAGGAGGAGCCTGAACTGCAAGGATACCGTCTGAGAATTGTCAATCAGGCTATCGATTACGCTGCGCGTAAAGGTGTGGTTCTCAAAGCGCCTTATCTTGTATCACGTATTCTCCAAGGGTTCCCTGAGGGAGAAAAGATCCCCAAACGTTACTTTACTGCATCGGCTTTTACCTTGCAGTGGCACATTACCAATGCGTGTGATTTACATTGCAAGCATTGTTATGACAGAGAGAAACGTTCACCACTGACAGCTGATCAGGGGCTATGGATCATCGATGACTTTGAACGTTTTTGCCGGGAGAAGAATGTGCGGGGCCACATTTGCTTTTCAGGTGGAAACCCCTTCATGTCACCACATTTTTTCCGTTTGTACGCAGCTGCAATAGATAAAGGATTTGCAACCTCTCTGCTCGGTAACCCTGTAGATGCAGATGCCTTGCAACGTCTCTGTGATATCGGTACACCTGAATATTTTCAGGTCAGTATGGAAGGACTTGAGGCGCACAATGATTGTATCAGAGGAGAAGGTTACTACCGAAGGGTGATGGAGTTTCTCGATCTTCTTCGGAAAAAAGAGATCTCTTCAGCCGTTATGTTAACTCTTACCGATGCGAATCTGGATCAAGTGCTTCCTCTTGCAGAGATATTGCGGCACAAGGCTGATTATTTCACGTTCAACCGTCTTTCCCAGGTTGGTGAGGGAGCGGGCCTTTCACTTCCAGGCAGGGATGCTTACAGGCGGTTTCTCGAAAAGTATGTTGCTGCGGCTGATGGCAATCCGGTGATTGGTCTCAAGGATAACCTTATCAATATTCTTCGTGAGCATCGAGGATTGTCACCTTTTGGAGGATGTACAGGTTTCGGATGTGGTGCGGCGTTCAATTTCGTGGCACTTCTGCCTGACGGAGAGGTGCATGCTTGCAGGAAGTTTCCCTCGCTGATCGGCAATATTCTTCAGCAAGATTTTTTAACCTTATACGAGTCATCGGAAGCGCAACGGTACAGAAAAGGGCCTGAGGCCTGCCAGACATGCAGGCTTCGTCCGGTTTGTGGTGGATGTATGGCTGTTGTTTACGGTATGGGGCTTGATCCTTTCAAAGAAAAAGATCCTTTTTGTTTTATCGGTGAATAA
- a CDS encoding LL-diaminopimelate aminotransferase has product MFDEIEFEKIKRLPKYVFAAVDELKMAERRAGEDVIDFSMGNPDGQTPQHIIDKLVDSVQKPRTHGYSVSKGIYKLRLAICGWYLKKYGVELDPDSEVVASMGSKEGYVNLVQAITNPGDVAMVPDPCYPIHSQAFILAGGNVHRFRLVLNDDFSLDEEAFFRNIETAMRESSPKPKYLVVNFPNNPTTATVELDFYEKLVEIARKERFYIISDIAYAEITFDGYRAPSILQVRGAKDVAIESYTLSKTYNMAGWRVGFLVGNPKLVGALTRIKSWLDYGMFTPIQVASTIALNEDQNCVDEIRETYRKRRDVLVRSFANAGWHIEKPRASMFVWARIPEPFREAGSLEFSKELLKKAKIAVSPGVGFGPYGDEYVRMALIENEERIRQAARNVRKFLKSQDVVGQD; this is encoded by the coding sequence ATGTTTGATGAAATTGAGTTTGAAAAGATAAAACGGCTTCCAAAATACGTTTTTGCTGCTGTTGACGAGCTGAAGATGGCCGAAAGGCGGGCTGGAGAGGATGTAATAGATTTTTCGATGGGAAATCCCGACGGTCAAACACCCCAGCATATAATCGACAAGCTTGTCGACAGCGTACAGAAACCAAGGACACATGGATATTCTGTTTCAAAGGGTATTTATAAACTTCGTCTGGCAATCTGCGGCTGGTATCTCAAAAAATACGGAGTCGAGCTTGATCCGGATAGTGAAGTTGTCGCGTCGATGGGGTCGAAAGAAGGGTATGTAAACCTTGTACAGGCTATTACAAATCCTGGCGATGTAGCCATGGTTCCCGATCCATGTTACCCTATCCACTCCCAGGCTTTTATCCTTGCCGGCGGCAATGTCCATCGGTTCAGGCTTGTTCTGAACGATGATTTCTCGCTTGACGAAGAGGCATTTTTTCGCAATATCGAAACGGCCATGCGCGAGTCGTCACCGAAACCGAAGTATCTGGTAGTGAATTTTCCCAACAATCCGACAACCGCGACGGTTGAGCTTGACTTTTATGAGAAGCTTGTCGAAATAGCCCGGAAGGAGAGGTTTTATATCATCAGCGATATTGCGTACGCGGAGATAACTTTCGATGGCTATCGTGCACCCTCGATCCTTCAGGTGCGGGGTGCCAAGGATGTTGCCATTGAAAGCTATACCCTTTCAAAAACCTATAATATGGCTGGTTGGCGGGTCGGGTTTCTTGTCGGCAATCCCAAGCTTGTCGGGGCGCTCACAAGAATCAAAAGCTGGCTTGACTATGGAATGTTCACTCCGATACAGGTTGCTTCAACCATTGCGTTGAACGAGGATCAGAACTGCGTTGACGAAATAAGAGAAACGTACCGAAAACGCAGGGATGTTCTTGTAAGAAGCTTTGCAAATGCCGGTTGGCATATCGAGAAGCCGAGGGCCTCGATGTTCGTGTGGGCAAGAATACCGGAGCCCTTCCGTGAAGCCGGCAGTCTGGAGTTCAGCAAAGAGCTTTTGAAGAAAGCGAAGATAGCAGTCAGTCCCGGTGTAGGATTCGGGCCTTATGGTGATGAATATGTCAGGATGGCGCTGATTGAAAACGAAGAAAGAATTCGCCAGGCTGCACGGAATGTCAGGAAGTTTCTGAAATCGCAAGATGTGGTTGGGCAGGATTGA
- a CDS encoding NAD(P)H-hydrate dehydratase: MQPILTAKEMSRADKAAIEQLHTDESRLMELAGREASRIIRKCFAAEETGLDGFAFLIVCGKGNNGGDGFVLARHLINLGAVVDLILVYPPETFSALNRKGLAILEAYSANTESIRIFKSHEEALPFVAERHYNGIVDAILGTGLNLKTEGDALKTPVKHAAELVNSIHERSQAVTVSLDLPSGLDATTGYASSPVVHADVTISMAYLKTGFFFNSGPGVCGDVHIAEISIPEFLVRQSKCHLIDKEFASDNFLLRDPGEAKHNNGKLLVIAGSQHNESSMLGACLLATKATVNSGAGYVCVSLPVELAGPLHTYVPPATVIGRDFGSLREKASWADAIVMGCGLGREKETISLVQKLLTDPVVVSKKLILDADALFALSQNGFSLDKQNFQDILLTPHAGEFSRLTGLTVDEIMANPLDTARGFSAKNKVNLLLKGNPTCIIQPSGDVLINNTGTEALSTAGTGDVLSGMIGAFAAKGIDTFHAGGAAAWFHGRAGDLASDVSSLVSSEDVLGAIPAAIGEAFDIEELPE; the protein is encoded by the coding sequence ATGCAACCGATTCTGACAGCTAAAGAAATGAGCCGGGCCGACAAGGCTGCCATTGAACAGTTGCATACTGACGAATCGAGGCTCATGGAACTTGCCGGGCGTGAAGCATCCCGGATTATCCGTAAATGTTTTGCCGCCGAAGAAACGGGCCTCGATGGGTTCGCATTTCTGATTGTCTGCGGAAAGGGCAACAACGGCGGGGACGGCTTTGTTCTTGCGAGGCATTTGATCAATCTTGGGGCAGTTGTCGATCTGATCCTTGTTTATCCTCCTGAAACTTTTTCGGCACTGAACCGGAAAGGCCTTGCAATTCTGGAAGCCTATTCCGCCAACACCGAAAGCATCCGGATTTTCAAGAGCCACGAAGAAGCATTGCCTTTCGTGGCTGAACGGCATTACAACGGCATTGTCGACGCTATTCTCGGAACGGGTCTGAATCTGAAAACAGAAGGCGATGCACTCAAAACCCCTGTCAAACATGCCGCGGAACTCGTCAACAGTATCCATGAAAGAAGCCAGGCCGTTACCGTTTCCCTTGACCTCCCCAGCGGACTTGACGCCACCACCGGCTATGCATCCTCTCCTGTGGTACACGCTGACGTTACCATCAGCATGGCTTATCTGAAAACCGGCTTTTTCTTCAATTCAGGACCTGGAGTTTGCGGAGATGTACATATTGCAGAAATTTCGATCCCTGAATTTCTTGTACGGCAATCAAAGTGCCATCTTATCGATAAAGAATTTGCCTCTGATAACTTCCTTCTCCGTGATCCGGGAGAAGCCAAGCACAATAACGGTAAACTGCTCGTCATAGCCGGCTCGCAGCACAACGAGAGCTCCATGCTCGGGGCTTGCCTGCTTGCCACGAAAGCCACTGTCAACAGTGGAGCAGGCTATGTCTGCGTCTCGCTGCCAGTAGAACTGGCAGGACCATTACACACCTATGTTCCCCCTGCAACGGTAATCGGCAGAGACTTCGGTTCTCTCCGTGAAAAAGCCTCCTGGGCGGATGCAATCGTCATGGGATGCGGACTTGGCAGGGAAAAGGAAACAATTTCACTGGTACAGAAGCTCCTTACAGATCCGGTTGTTGTATCGAAAAAGCTTATCCTCGATGCAGACGCTCTTTTTGCCCTTTCGCAAAACGGTTTCTCTCTTGACAAGCAGAATTTTCAAGATATTCTGCTCACTCCTCATGCCGGCGAATTCAGCAGACTCACCGGCCTTACTGTCGATGAAATAATGGCCAACCCTCTGGACACCGCTCGCGGGTTTTCCGCAAAAAACAAGGTAAATCTGCTGCTGAAAGGCAATCCCACCTGCATCATTCAACCTTCGGGAGACGTCCTTATCAACAACACCGGAACAGAAGCCTTATCGACAGCCGGAACGGGAGATGTACTTTCCGGCATGATCGGCGCATTTGCAGCTAAAGGCATCGACACCTTCCACGCCGGCGGTGCTGCGGCATGGTTCCACGGCCGTGCCGGCGATCTTGCAAGCGATGTTTCAAGCCTCGTATCGTCCGAAGATGTACTCGGTGCCATCCCTGCCGCTATCGGCGAAGCGTTCGATATCGAAGAACTTCCGGAATGA
- the purL gene encoding phosphoribosylformylglycinamidine synthase subunit PurL, translated as MHTEPEVTLDLAKEHGLNEEEYRNILDILGRNPTFTELGIFSVMWSEHCSYKNSIAVLKTLPREGGALLTSAGEENAGLVDIGDNLAVAFKIESHNHPSAVEPYQGAATGVGGIHRDIFTMGARPVAALNSLRFGSPKDPRVRYLVDGVVRGIGDYGNSFGVPTVGGEIYFEDCYTGNPLVNAMSVGLVQHDNTVSATAEGEGNPVLIVGSATGKDGIHGATFASEDLSEASEDKRPSVQVGDPFAEKLLLEATLEAIATGHVVGLQDMGAAGITSSTSEMSARGIGKNGTGGIEIDLDFVPVRENDMSAYEIMLSESQERMLIVAARGFEQEIIDVYRKWDIHAVVIGKVTTDNLLRVRHHGSVVAEIPAESLVLGGGAPVYIREALEKKPDTPQADLAPDSSLDLRSVSLQLLSSPNIASKQWVYQQYDSMVQTNTVTSTGQTDAAVIRIKGTQKAIAMKTDCNARYVYLNPKRGGMIAVAECARNIACSGATPLAITNCLNFGNPYKPDVYYQFKASVEGMGEACRAFNTPVTGGNVSFYNESSLTGTAIYPTPVIGMIGLLDNINHLTGSTFKNPGDAILLLGDPELTLDGSEYLVMQYGTQGQDAPSFDLNHEHKLQKLLVSLAKTGLLHSAHDISDGGLFTALVEKAVLEQHNPLGFAVDLESSEQSSSFIQELLFSEAQGRVLLSLAPENAVKVIDMANNHGIAAKVIGQVREKNASIEINGRQTLSFATEELSLAYYQALEEALHLDELETI; from the coding sequence ATGCACACGGAACCTGAAGTAACGCTCGATCTTGCAAAGGAACACGGACTCAATGAAGAGGAATACCGCAATATTCTCGATATTCTCGGACGAAACCCTACGTTTACCGAGCTGGGTATTTTCTCTGTTATGTGGTCGGAACATTGCAGTTACAAAAACTCTATCGCTGTTCTGAAAACACTTCCCAGGGAAGGCGGAGCCCTGCTCACTTCGGCGGGAGAGGAAAATGCAGGACTTGTCGACATCGGTGACAACCTTGCCGTTGCATTCAAAATCGAGTCGCACAACCACCCCTCCGCTGTTGAACCTTATCAGGGAGCGGCAACCGGCGTGGGCGGTATACACCGCGATATTTTCACCATGGGAGCAAGACCGGTTGCCGCACTGAATTCCCTTCGGTTCGGTTCACCCAAAGATCCGAGAGTACGCTACCTCGTCGATGGTGTTGTCAGAGGCATTGGTGATTACGGTAACTCATTCGGTGTCCCCACTGTCGGTGGAGAAATTTATTTCGAAGACTGTTATACCGGTAACCCCCTTGTCAATGCAATGTCTGTCGGTCTTGTACAACACGACAACACTGTCAGTGCAACTGCCGAAGGAGAAGGAAACCCGGTGCTGATTGTCGGATCAGCTACAGGAAAAGACGGTATTCACGGAGCGACCTTCGCTTCCGAAGATCTGAGCGAAGCCTCCGAGGACAAAAGACCCAGCGTACAAGTCGGGGATCCTTTCGCAGAAAAGCTCCTTCTCGAAGCGACGCTTGAAGCAATTGCCACCGGGCATGTTGTCGGCCTTCAGGATATGGGTGCTGCAGGAATTACCAGCTCCACCTCGGAAATGAGTGCAAGAGGCATCGGAAAAAACGGCACCGGCGGGATAGAAATAGACCTGGATTTCGTTCCTGTTCGCGAAAACGATATGAGTGCTTACGAAATTATGCTTTCCGAGTCACAGGAGCGAATGCTCATCGTCGCAGCCAGAGGATTTGAGCAGGAAATCATCGATGTATACAGAAAATGGGATATTCATGCGGTTGTGATAGGCAAAGTAACCACGGACAACCTTCTTAGGGTCCGTCATCATGGCTCTGTGGTTGCTGAAATACCGGCCGAATCGCTCGTACTTGGAGGCGGAGCTCCGGTTTATATTCGGGAAGCTCTCGAAAAAAAACCTGACACTCCTCAAGCAGATCTCGCCCCGGACAGCTCGCTCGACCTGCGTTCAGTGAGCCTTCAGCTCCTCTCCAGCCCGAATATCGCAAGTAAACAATGGGTTTATCAGCAGTACGACTCCATGGTTCAGACAAATACCGTCACGTCCACCGGCCAAACCGATGCCGCAGTCATCCGCATCAAGGGAACGCAAAAAGCAATAGCGATGAAAACGGACTGTAATGCCCGTTATGTCTATCTCAATCCGAAAAGAGGTGGTATGATCGCTGTCGCCGAATGTGCGAGAAATATCGCGTGTTCAGGAGCAACTCCCCTTGCCATAACCAACTGTCTGAATTTCGGCAACCCTTACAAACCCGATGTCTATTATCAGTTCAAGGCATCTGTCGAAGGAATGGGAGAAGCCTGCAGAGCGTTCAACACTCCGGTTACCGGTGGCAATGTGAGTTTTTACAATGAATCGTCTCTCACCGGCACAGCGATCTACCCGACTCCTGTTATCGGCATGATCGGACTTCTCGACAACATCAATCACCTTACCGGTTCAACGTTCAAAAATCCCGGTGATGCGATTCTTCTGCTCGGAGACCCGGAACTGACGCTCGATGGCTCCGAATATCTTGTCATGCAATACGGAACCCAGGGTCAAGATGCACCCTCTTTCGACCTGAATCATGAACACAAGCTCCAAAAGCTTCTTGTTTCTCTTGCAAAAACAGGTCTTTTGCATTCCGCACATGACATTTCAGATGGTGGATTGTTCACTGCGCTTGTCGAGAAAGCCGTACTCGAACAACACAACCCTCTCGGATTTGCAGTCGACCTTGAATCGAGTGAGCAAAGCAGTTCATTCATTCAGGAGCTTCTTTTTTCCGAAGCCCAGGGACGTGTTCTCCTGAGCCTTGCTCCCGAAAACGCCGTAAAGGTGATCGACATGGCAAACAATCATGGCATTGCAGCAAAAGTCATTGGTCAGGTCAGGGAAAAAAACGCATCGATAGAGATCAACGGCAGGCAAACACTTTCATTCGCCACTGAAGAGCTGTCTCTGGCCTACTACCAGGCTCTTGAGGAAGCGTTACATCTCGACGAACTTGAAACAATCTGA
- the secA gene encoding preprotein translocase subunit SecA, whose translation MLKIFEKIFGSKHDKDVKKIQPLVDRINETYRTLQELSDDKLREKSQALKSGLQKKLGKIEEQKNDLQNKLENPDIAPNQVESINRELDELEAMYENETKAVLEEILPETFAIVKDTCRRLKGHTYEVMGHPMTWDMVPYDVQLIGGIVLHQGKIAEMATGEGKTLVSTLPAFLNALTGRGVHVVTVNDYLAQRDREWMNPIFEFHGLTTGVILAGMRPDERKKEYQCDITYGTNNEFGFDYLRDNMAGSPNELVQRDYYFAIVDEVDSVLIDEARTPLIISGPVPNSDTGKFTEIKPWIERLVKTQQNLIAGYLTEAEKIVRDDPGNFEAGLDLLRAKRGQPKNSRLIKVLSQTGMAKLMQGVENEYLKDNARRMHEVDDELYYSIDEKSGSIDLTDKGRDFLSKLSQQDSDLFLVPDVGAEVAAIESNPSFDTQQRISKKDEVYRLFSERSEKLHNISQLLKAYSLFEKDDEYVVQNAQVMIVDEFTGRILPGRRYSDGLHQAIEAKENVKIEGETQTLATITIQNFFRLYKKLAGMTGTAETESAEFYDIYKLDVVVIPTNRPIIRKDQDDFVFKTRREKYAAITGKIMELQKKGQPVLVGTASVEVSETLSRMLRAKKVMHNVLNAKQHDREAEIVASAGQKGAVTIATNMAGRGTDIKLGKGIKEMGGLFILGSERHESRRIDRQLRGRSGRQGDPGESIFYVSLEDNLMRLFGSDRVISVMDKLGHEEGDVIEHSMVTKSIERAQKKVEEQNFSIRKRLLEYDDVLNQQRDVIYKRRRGALIKTRLTADIFDLLHDYSENIVNKYSRDFDVQGLEEQVLKDLSVEFRIEKATFESDGVEKTAEALYTAALDFYKRKETAIPEEIMRQIEKYAVLNVIDLKWREHLREIDTLKEGINLRAYGQKDPLLEYKQEAYKLFVGMLGEIEHETLSLAFKLFPVTEEAQQQIEAERQKSQLRQDRLVARHDEAKTAYDSPGNTQTEGRPDRKTQSRNTRENAEQPQQPVRAEKTPGRNDPCPCGSGKKYKNCCGK comes from the coding sequence ATGCTTAAAATTTTTGAAAAAATATTTGGTTCGAAACACGATAAGGACGTAAAAAAAATCCAGCCTCTCGTTGACCGTATCAACGAAACATATAGAACACTTCAAGAGCTTAGTGACGACAAGCTACGTGAAAAAAGCCAAGCCCTCAAATCCGGCCTGCAAAAAAAGCTGGGTAAAATTGAGGAACAGAAAAACGATCTTCAAAACAAGCTCGAAAATCCCGACATTGCCCCAAACCAGGTTGAAAGCATAAACAGGGAGCTTGACGAACTCGAGGCAATGTATGAAAACGAAACGAAAGCCGTACTCGAAGAAATCCTGCCTGAAACATTTGCCATTGTAAAAGATACCTGCCGAAGACTGAAAGGACATACCTATGAGGTCATGGGACATCCCATGACCTGGGACATGGTTCCCTACGATGTTCAGCTGATAGGAGGAATTGTTCTGCACCAGGGAAAAATAGCGGAAATGGCGACAGGTGAGGGTAAAACCCTGGTATCAACATTGCCGGCATTTCTCAATGCCCTTACCGGAAGAGGCGTTCACGTTGTTACCGTCAATGATTATCTAGCCCAGCGTGACCGGGAGTGGATGAACCCGATATTCGAATTTCACGGATTGACAACCGGAGTCATTCTTGCGGGCATGCGACCTGATGAACGGAAAAAAGAATATCAATGCGATATAACCTACGGTACAAACAACGAATTCGGTTTCGATTATCTCCGGGATAATATGGCTGGATCACCCAATGAACTTGTTCAGCGGGACTACTATTTCGCTATTGTCGATGAAGTCGACAGCGTTCTTATTGATGAAGCGCGAACCCCTTTGATCATTTCGGGACCGGTTCCGAATTCCGATACAGGAAAATTCACAGAAATCAAACCCTGGATTGAACGCCTGGTCAAGACCCAGCAAAATCTGATAGCAGGATACCTCACTGAAGCAGAAAAAATTGTCAGGGATGATCCGGGCAACTTCGAGGCAGGTCTTGATCTCCTTCGTGCAAAACGAGGTCAACCGAAGAACAGCCGCCTGATAAAAGTATTGTCGCAAACAGGTATGGCAAAACTCATGCAAGGTGTTGAAAATGAATATCTCAAGGACAACGCAAGACGTATGCATGAAGTCGATGACGAACTGTACTACTCTATCGATGAAAAATCAGGATCGATTGATTTGACTGATAAGGGACGTGACTTTCTCAGCAAGCTTAGCCAACAGGACAGTGACCTTTTCCTCGTGCCTGATGTTGGCGCTGAAGTAGCGGCGATAGAAAGCAACCCGTCATTCGATACCCAGCAAAGAATCAGTAAAAAAGACGAAGTGTACCGGCTTTTTTCCGAACGTTCGGAAAAGCTTCACAACATCAGCCAGCTACTCAAAGCATATTCGCTTTTCGAAAAAGATGATGAGTATGTCGTTCAGAACGCTCAGGTTATGATCGTCGATGAGTTCACCGGCCGTATTCTTCCAGGAAGACGTTACAGTGACGGGCTCCATCAAGCAATAGAGGCAAAGGAAAACGTCAAGATAGAAGGTGAAACACAAACCCTCGCTACAATCACCATTCAAAACTTTTTCCGTCTCTATAAAAAACTTGCGGGTATGACCGGAACGGCCGAGACGGAATCGGCTGAATTCTATGATATTTATAAGCTGGATGTGGTCGTCATTCCGACGAACAGACCGATTATCCGAAAAGATCAGGATGATTTTGTTTTCAAGACACGCCGGGAAAAATACGCAGCCATTACCGGCAAAATTATGGAACTGCAGAAAAAAGGCCAGCCGGTACTTGTCGGTACCGCCAGCGTCGAAGTTTCCGAAACCCTTTCGCGAATGTTGCGTGCAAAAAAAGTGATGCACAATGTTCTCAATGCGAAACAGCACGACCGGGAAGCCGAGATTGTCGCTTCCGCAGGCCAGAAGGGTGCCGTTACCATTGCAACAAACATGGCAGGACGAGGTACCGACATCAAGCTTGGCAAAGGGATAAAAGAAATGGGCGGCCTTTTTATCCTCGGATCGGAAAGGCATGAGTCAAGAAGAATCGACCGTCAGCTTCGAGGCCGATCGGGTCGACAGGGAGATCCCGGTGAATCGATATTTTATGTCTCTCTCGAAGATAACCTGATGCGGCTTTTCGGTTCGGACAGGGTTATTTCCGTCATGGATAAACTCGGTCATGAAGAAGGGGATGTCATCGAACATTCCATGGTGACAAAATCGATTGAACGGGCTCAGAAAAAGGTGGAAGAGCAAAACTTCTCGATTCGAAAACGACTTCTCGAGTACGATGATGTACTCAACCAGCAGCGTGACGTTATTTACAAACGGCGGCGCGGCGCACTGATTAAAACACGCTTGACTGCCGATATATTCGACCTGCTTCATGATTATTCGGAAAATATCGTCAATAAGTACTCCAGAGACTTCGATGTCCAAGGTCTCGAGGAACAGGTTCTCAAAGATCTATCGGTGGAATTCCGGATAGAAAAAGCAACCTTTGAATCCGACGGTGTAGAAAAAACCGCTGAAGCCCTTTACACCGCTGCTCTTGATTTTTATAAACGCAAAGAAACCGCCATCCCGGAAGAGATTATGCGGCAGATCGAAAAATACGCTGTTCTGAACGTCATCGATCTGAAATGGAGGGAGCACCTTAGGGAAATAGACACACTCAAGGAAGGAATCAACCTCAGGGCTTACGGCCAGAAAGACCCACTTCTCGAATACAAGCAGGAAGCATACAAGCTCTTTGTCGGTATGCTTGGTGAGATAGAGCATGAAACCCTTTCACTTGCATTCAAGCTTTTCCCGGTAACCGAGGAAGCTCAGCAACAGATCGAAGCTGAACGCCAAAAATCGCAGCTACGGCAGGATCGCCTTGTTGCCCGTCACGATGAAGCGAAAACCGCCTATGACAGCCCCGGAAATACACAGACAGAAGGAAGGCCGGACAGAAAGACGCAAAGTCGCAATACCAGAGAAAATGCTGAACAGCCTCAACAGCCTGTACGGGCGGAAAAAACCCCTGGCAGAAATGATCCATGCCCGTGCGGAAGTGGAAAAAAATATAAAAATTGCTGTGGCAAGTAA